From Porphyromonadaceae bacterium W3.11, one genomic window encodes:
- the dtd gene encoding D-aminoacyl-tRNA deacylase, giving the protein MKVVIQRVTEASVTVEDKLISQIGKGLMILHGVEVGDSEEDLKYIHKKIMKLRIFDDLDGVMNEDISQANGEILLVSQFTLLANTRKGNRPSYVNAAPPEISSPLYDTLANMLSESLGKPVQRGIFGADMKVKLINDGPVTIVIDSRNK; this is encoded by the coding sequence ATGAAAGTAGTCATTCAAAGGGTAACGGAAGCCTCCGTCACAGTGGAGGACAAACTAATCAGTCAAATTGGTAAGGGTTTAATGATTCTTCATGGAGTAGAAGTCGGTGATTCAGAAGAAGACCTCAAATACATCCATAAGAAGATCATGAAACTACGGATTTTTGACGACTTGGATGGAGTAATGAACGAAGACATATCTCAAGCTAATGGAGAAATCCTACTAGTATCTCAATTCACATTGCTTGCTAATACACGAAAAGGGAACCGACCAAGCTATGTCAACGCAGCCCCTCCAGAAATATCATCCCCTCTATATGATACTCTTGCTAATATGCTAAGTGAGAGTTTGGGAAAGCCAGTCCAAAGAGGTATATTTGGTGCTGATATGAAGGTAAAACTAATCAATGACGGTCCTGTAACGATTGTCATAGACAGCAGAAACAAATGA
- the uvrC gene encoding excinuclease ABC subunit UvrC: MIITKKEIKSSISFIPEQPGCYLYRDANETVIYVGKAKNLRRRLASYFQKNQTDRKTKALLRTFQTVEYMVVETELDALLLENNLIKQYQPVYNILLKEGNHYPYICITNEEYPKVMVTHKVIRDGSQYYGPYPNRSMAWTLIGLFKHIYKFRTCNLKLNEEAIQRGKFRVCLKYHINRCKGPCVGYQTKKEYNELVNQARMILNGDIKSAKKDLEERMARAAAELDFEKAMEIKQTIEAVQNYQAKSTIISDVIGDALVISSASDTEAFYINYLIIRDGNIISGRTLEFKKRIEEEEDEILATIIMKLLDEHHSINIKEVILAKQPEYAAFPEIKFTIPKRGDRKKVLELSQSNVSQYIEDKNKKAEKLNPEQRNTQILRELMTAVGLPKLPYHVETFDNSNIQGSNPVAACVVFKGAKPSRSDYRLYHIKGVSGPDDYASMHEVVTRRYKRMKEEGERLPDLIITDGGKGQMGIVRKALEELNLEIPIMGLAKDNKHNTSQVLYGNPPEVVGIMQRSQVFYLLERIQKEVHRVAINFHKKVRSKKQVHSELDEIKGIGPVNKKKLIKTFKSVKQIKEANLNELQEAIGNTKGKLIYDHFNKSNIEK, from the coding sequence ATGATTATCACGAAAAAAGAGATAAAATCGAGCATTAGCTTTATCCCAGAACAACCAGGATGCTATCTATATAGAGATGCTAATGAGACTGTCATATACGTAGGTAAAGCAAAAAACTTACGTAGAAGACTTGCATCATACTTTCAAAAGAACCAAACTGACCGTAAGACAAAAGCTCTCTTGAGAACGTTCCAAACGGTTGAGTATATGGTGGTGGAAACGGAATTGGATGCCCTTCTCCTCGAAAATAATCTCATCAAGCAGTACCAACCGGTCTATAACATCTTACTAAAAGAGGGCAATCACTACCCTTACATCTGCATAACAAATGAGGAATATCCTAAAGTCATGGTGACTCATAAGGTAATTCGCGATGGGAGTCAATACTACGGCCCCTACCCCAACAGGAGCATGGCATGGACTTTAATAGGGTTATTCAAACACATCTATAAGTTTAGAACATGTAACTTAAAACTAAATGAGGAGGCGATACAAAGAGGAAAATTTAGGGTGTGCCTAAAGTATCACATCAATAGATGTAAAGGCCCATGTGTGGGATACCAAACAAAGAAAGAATATAACGAGCTGGTTAATCAAGCTCGGATGATTCTAAATGGGGACATAAAATCTGCAAAGAAGGATCTGGAAGAACGGATGGCAAGAGCTGCAGCGGAGCTAGACTTTGAGAAAGCAATGGAAATAAAGCAAACAATAGAGGCAGTCCAGAATTATCAAGCAAAGAGCACCATCATAAGTGATGTGATTGGCGATGCACTGGTAATAAGCTCAGCTAGCGATACAGAAGCTTTCTACATCAATTACCTAATCATCCGTGATGGGAATATTATCTCTGGTAGGACCTTAGAGTTCAAAAAGAGAATCGAGGAAGAAGAAGATGAGATATTAGCAACCATTATTATGAAGTTATTGGATGAGCATCATTCAATTAATATCAAAGAGGTTATTCTTGCTAAACAACCTGAATACGCAGCTTTTCCAGAAATAAAATTCACAATCCCTAAGCGAGGAGATCGGAAAAAGGTCTTAGAACTGAGCCAGAGCAACGTGTCGCAATATATTGAAGACAAAAACAAAAAAGCTGAGAAGTTGAATCCCGAGCAAAGAAACACTCAGATTCTACGAGAACTAATGACCGCGGTTGGACTTCCCAAGCTCCCCTATCACGTCGAGACCTTTGACAACTCTAATATACAGGGATCAAATCCTGTAGCTGCTTGTGTCGTGTTCAAGGGAGCGAAACCCTCACGCAGTGATTATCGTCTATACCACATCAAGGGTGTATCTGGACCAGATGATTACGCTTCAATGCACGAGGTCGTGACACGGAGGTATAAGAGAATGAAGGAGGAAGGAGAGAGACTGCCTGACCTGATCATAACTGATGGTGGAAAAGGGCAAATGGGGATCGTAAGAAAAGCTCTAGAGGAACTAAATTTAGAGATCCCTATCATGGGGTTGGCTAAGGATAATAAGCACAATACAAGCCAAGTGCTCTACGGAAATCCTCCAGAAGTGGTAGGCATTATGCAGAGAAGTCAAGTCTTTTACCTACTAGAGAGAATTCAAAAGGAGGTACATAGGGTCGCAATTAATTTTCATAAAAAGGTAAGGAGTAAAAAACAAGTTCATTCCGAACTAGATGAGATTAAGGGCATAGGTCCAGTAAACAAAAAGAAACTCATTAAGACCTTCAAAAGCGTTAAGCAGATCAAAGAAGCAAACCTTAATGAGCTCCAAGAAGCCATAGGAAACACTAAAGGGAAACTTATATACGATCATTTTAATAAGAGTAATATAGAGAAATGA
- the mnmG gene encoding tRNA uridine-5-carboxymethylaminomethyl(34) synthesis enzyme MnmG, which produces MRFDYDVIVIGAGHAGCEAARTAALLGSETLLITMDMEKVAQMSCNPAIGGIAKGQIVREIDALGGFIGIASDRSTIQSRMLNRSKGAAMWSPRSQNDRMLFSRYWREELEQTPNLFFWQDNVNQLIIKDNEVKGVSTILGVEFKAPRIILANGTFLNGLMHVGKVQFEGGRISEPAAHGLSEQLQGLGFRLDRMKTGTPMRLDARSIHFDLCEPQWGDEDHHQFSFLPSVSNRELPQRACYITYTNEEVHKILHDNLADSPLYNGQIQSIGPRYCPSIETKITTFAERPAHQLFIEPEGVETTEYYLNGFSSSMPYEVQIQALKKIPALKDTHILRPGYAIEYDFFDPTQLHHTMESMLIHGLYLAGQINGTTGYEEAAGQGLIAGINAHLSLHAEEGFVPARDEAYIGVMIDDLVTKGVDEPYRMFTSRAEYRILLRQDNADARLTEKGYQLGLVSEERITHYRKKMKAKEYLLKLVNETSVAPSSEIDLFLKEKGTTPLKQQVKLIDILRRPTIDLESISPYIPALQSFAENHKDIINEVYEVTGIEIKYEGYIEKERLLAEKAKRLEAIKIRGHFDYSTIKALSTEARQKLERINPETIGQASRIPGISPSDINILLVMMGR; this is translated from the coding sequence ATGAGATTTGATTATGATGTGATAGTAATAGGTGCTGGACATGCGGGTTGTGAAGCGGCTCGCACAGCAGCCTTATTGGGTTCTGAAACCCTCTTAATCACCATGGACATGGAGAAAGTAGCACAGATGAGCTGCAATCCTGCCATAGGTGGTATTGCGAAAGGACAAATCGTCCGTGAGATTGATGCTCTGGGGGGCTTTATAGGGATTGCCTCTGATAGGAGTACAATCCAATCTAGAATGCTAAATAGAAGCAAGGGTGCTGCAATGTGGAGCCCTCGCTCTCAAAATGACCGAATGCTCTTTTCAAGATATTGGAGAGAGGAGCTGGAGCAGACCCCCAATCTATTCTTTTGGCAGGATAATGTGAATCAGCTTATCATTAAGGATAATGAGGTAAAGGGAGTCTCAACCATCTTAGGTGTCGAATTTAAGGCTCCTCGTATCATCTTGGCGAATGGAACGTTCTTAAATGGCTTAATGCACGTAGGCAAGGTGCAATTTGAGGGAGGCCGTATCTCGGAGCCTGCGGCTCATGGTCTTAGCGAACAACTTCAAGGACTTGGATTTCGCTTAGACAGGATGAAAACAGGCACGCCAATGAGGTTAGATGCCCGCTCTATACACTTTGACCTCTGTGAGCCACAGTGGGGTGATGAGGATCATCATCAATTTAGCTTCCTTCCAAGCGTCAGCAATAGGGAACTTCCTCAGAGAGCATGCTACATCACCTATACAAATGAAGAGGTGCACAAGATTTTGCACGATAACCTCGCCGACTCTCCGCTCTATAACGGTCAAATCCAGAGTATAGGTCCTCGATACTGCCCTAGCATCGAGACTAAAATCACAACGTTCGCTGAACGTCCAGCACATCAGCTCTTCATAGAACCCGAAGGGGTGGAAACGACTGAATACTATCTCAATGGGTTCAGTAGCTCAATGCCCTATGAAGTACAAATTCAGGCATTAAAGAAAATCCCTGCACTTAAGGACACCCATATCCTTCGCCCTGGCTATGCCATTGAATACGACTTCTTCGATCCTACTCAACTACATCACACCATGGAGTCAATGCTGATACATGGGCTATATTTGGCTGGGCAAATCAACGGGACCACTGGCTACGAAGAAGCCGCTGGTCAGGGTCTTATAGCAGGCATTAATGCACACCTCTCCCTTCACGCGGAGGAGGGTTTCGTTCCAGCAAGAGATGAAGCCTACATCGGGGTTATGATTGACGACCTTGTAACAAAGGGCGTTGACGAACCATATCGTATGTTTACCAGCCGAGCGGAGTACCGCATCCTCCTTCGCCAAGACAATGCGGATGCCAGACTAACCGAAAAGGGCTACCAATTAGGTCTTGTAAGCGAAGAGCGTATCACACACTATCGCAAAAAGATGAAAGCAAAAGAGTATTTATTAAAACTTGTCAACGAGACCTCTGTAGCACCTTCTTCCGAGATAGACCTCTTCTTAAAAGAAAAGGGGACAACGCCGTTAAAACAACAGGTAAAACTCATTGACATCCTAAGACGACCAACCATCGACCTAGAGAGCATTTCGCCTTATATACCCGCACTTCAATCATTCGCAGAAAATCACAAGGACATCATTAACGAAGTCTATGAGGTTACTGGGATTGAGATCAAATACGAAGGATATATTGAGAAAGAAAGATTGCTAGCCGAAAAAGCAAAACGACTAGAGGCCATAAAGATCAGAGGACACTTTGATTACTCTACAATTAAGGCTCTTTCTACTGAAGCACGCCAAAAACTCGAACGCATCAATCCCGAAACCATCGGACAGGCATCCAGAATTCCTGGAATTTCGCCATCGGACATTAACATTTTGTTGGTAATGATGGGACGTTAA
- a CDS encoding DUF4876 domain-containing protein, with product MNKNLKNGLLLVVITMLALTGCKKGEAPIGGGANHGGQSEKKDVPQPPKELDHLIFEEIFYVGTYQEKYKVGRMTEADHYIKINNPTKETIYLDGLALVEGAFNPTNPLNIPKEEDHIKTHIATSKLIKFPGSGKEYPLEPGKSVVLANAAINTIEANEGEGSLDLTNADFEIYTPKQIEDDLWLEENPKVPNMEMIYYDVQGFDLYEPLGFSMAKGHGVIALVKLGVTIEELKNESYIWDYRFSTSSQGGHSHSTQQQCLKIPNEWVIDAVVLCPNGANKWAVVDPKIDAGSNGVMYANDVEESYSQKALIRKHNGKSYEDTDNSTVDFEIKQASLLKK from the coding sequence ATGAACAAAAATTTAAAGAACGGACTACTCTTAGTAGTCATCACAATGTTAGCCTTAACAGGCTGCAAGAAAGGTGAAGCTCCAATCGGTGGCGGTGCTAACCATGGTGGACAATCAGAAAAAAAAGATGTACCTCAACCTCCAAAAGAACTAGACCACCTCATCTTCGAGGAAATATTCTATGTGGGGACTTACCAAGAAAAATATAAAGTTGGTCGTATGACTGAAGCGGATCATTATATCAAAATTAATAATCCTACGAAAGAGACAATATACCTTGATGGGTTGGCCTTAGTTGAAGGTGCATTCAATCCGACTAACCCACTGAATATCCCAAAAGAAGAGGATCATATCAAAACGCACATCGCTACATCTAAGCTAATTAAGTTCCCTGGATCAGGAAAGGAGTATCCTCTAGAGCCAGGCAAAAGTGTAGTGCTTGCAAATGCTGCCATTAATACAATTGAGGCAAACGAAGGGGAAGGGTCACTAGATCTAACAAACGCAGACTTCGAGATTTATACCCCTAAACAGATTGAAGACGACTTATGGCTGGAAGAAAATCCCAAAGTGCCTAACATGGAGATGATCTATTATGATGTTCAGGGTTTTGACCTATATGAACCGCTTGGATTTTCTATGGCAAAAGGACACGGTGTAATCGCATTGGTCAAACTAGGTGTAACAATAGAGGAGCTGAAAAATGAATCTTACATCTGGGACTATCGTTTTTCAACTAGCTCTCAAGGAGGTCACTCACACTCAACCCAGCAACAGTGCCTGAAGATTCCTAATGAATGGGTCATTGATGCCGTAGTACTCTGTCCGAATGGAGCAAACAAGTGGGCTGTAGTAGATCCTAAAATTGATGCCGGTTCAAATGGAGTGATGTACGCAAATGATGTAGAAGAGTCCTACTCTCAAAAGGCATTGATTCGTAAGCATAATGGAAAGAGCTATGAGGATACCGACAACTCAACCGTTGACTTTGAAATTAAACAAGCTTCTCTTCTTAAGAAATAA
- a CDS encoding TonB-dependent receptor: MSLKKVLITVFLCLSVSCFSNIQVTQAQTVSELKISVLDEETDDPLPNVIVKTNDKVYITDMNGVCVVPNDHKNKIVLSLKLLGFKEIVSQTFSTKGRQQLTIKLSPASEMLDEVSVTAQRRHTTLLQQAVAIDAASLEKSASVSLAKMLEQIPGVSTISTGGTIAKPVIQGMHSSRILLVNNGVRLESQSWGDDHAPEIDHTGATIVEVIKGAEAVRYGYGAMGGVVIFNQAPLPYGSERFKVNGKVNLGYLTNGRGFDSSASVEMGYKNFGLRLHGMYQKAGDYSTAEYILNNTGYNNISFSGLLGYKNKHFNATIYGSIYSSRSGIYYASKISDIDQLIARFEAGRPDESSFRPFSYKLEPPFQQSQHVTIKGDFKYDINEDHNLELKVSYQDNLRQEFENRKKADLSWIPVQDLMLTTFNGELGWDGKWNVLGMETQAGVSWLYQYNYNIPGTKQPAFIPNFTALTMGGYLIHKITLDRLMLSAGMRYDVRAQAISGYTTMSSYKYYDEFRTYRNFTGTLAAHYQFNDNFDMRTNIGWSWRPPDINELYATGLNHGAYWIVGNKDLESERGYKAVLGGSYHNSWLSIDPSCFYQHVQNYIYDSIGKGNNRFHNHPSGKYPKFIYEQDEARFWGGDLIATAQVMEGLKVSAKGEWIVARNLTQDTWLPFMPSDRYGLSSNYEWTWGDDYSWHAEVNLEGSYVTKQKRFDPTKDLVPDSPPAYFLLNGSAEATKDLGHGKSIKVMLLGDNILNTLYKEYTDRFRFYAHARGAQITLKTIFSF, from the coding sequence ATGTCATTAAAAAAAGTGCTTATCACTGTTTTTTTATGTCTAAGCGTATCCTGTTTTTCCAACATTCAGGTAACGCAAGCTCAAACAGTGTCTGAATTGAAGATTTCTGTACTCGATGAGGAGACAGACGATCCTCTTCCCAATGTTATTGTCAAGACCAATGATAAGGTTTATATCACTGATATGAACGGCGTCTGTGTCGTGCCCAATGACCACAAGAATAAGATCGTACTCTCTTTGAAATTATTAGGGTTTAAAGAAATCGTCTCACAAACATTTTCAACGAAAGGTCGCCAGCAGTTGACGATCAAACTCTCACCTGCCTCTGAAATGCTAGATGAAGTTTCCGTCACTGCACAACGAAGACACACCACTTTATTACAACAGGCTGTGGCTATTGATGCTGCTTCACTAGAGAAGAGTGCCTCCGTATCGCTAGCAAAAATGCTAGAGCAAATCCCTGGTGTCAGTACGATTAGTACGGGAGGAACCATCGCCAAACCGGTGATTCAAGGGATGCATAGTAGTCGCATCCTCCTAGTGAACAACGGAGTACGCCTAGAGAGCCAAAGCTGGGGTGACGACCACGCTCCTGAGATTGACCACACTGGAGCTACCATCGTAGAGGTCATTAAGGGTGCTGAAGCTGTTCGCTACGGATATGGAGCGATGGGCGGTGTCGTCATCTTTAACCAAGCTCCACTGCCATACGGGTCTGAAAGGTTTAAGGTGAATGGTAAGGTCAACCTTGGCTACCTCACCAATGGCAGAGGATTTGACTCCTCTGCATCTGTGGAGATGGGCTACAAAAATTTCGGTCTCAGGCTACACGGGATGTACCAGAAGGCTGGAGACTATTCCACCGCTGAATATATTCTTAATAATACGGGATATAACAACATTAGCTTCTCTGGACTTTTGGGGTACAAGAATAAGCATTTCAATGCCACCATCTACGGTAGTATCTACTCTTCACGAAGTGGTATCTACTACGCTAGTAAGATTTCCGACATTGATCAGCTGATCGCCAGATTTGAAGCAGGCCGTCCAGATGAATCCTCCTTCCGTCCATTCTCCTACAAGCTCGAACCTCCCTTCCAGCAGTCTCAACACGTGACCATCAAAGGGGACTTCAAGTACGACATCAACGAAGATCATAACCTCGAGCTCAAAGTTTCTTATCAAGACAATTTGAGACAAGAATTTGAGAACAGAAAGAAGGCTGACCTCAGCTGGATCCCAGTACAGGACCTTATGCTCACCACATTTAATGGAGAGCTTGGATGGGATGGCAAGTGGAATGTTCTGGGAATGGAGACTCAGGCTGGGGTTTCTTGGCTGTACCAATACAACTACAACATCCCAGGAACAAAACAGCCTGCCTTTATCCCTAACTTTACGGCTCTTACCATGGGTGGCTACTTGATACACAAGATTACGTTGGATCGACTGATGCTCTCTGCAGGTATGAGATACGACGTCAGAGCTCAGGCCATAAGCGGATATACCACTATGTCTAGCTATAAATACTATGACGAATTCCGTACCTACCGCAACTTCACGGGGACCTTAGCTGCACACTATCAATTTAACGACAACTTTGATATGCGTACCAATATTGGCTGGTCATGGAGACCACCAGATATCAATGAGTTGTATGCGACAGGGCTTAACCACGGAGCTTATTGGATCGTGGGGAACAAGGATTTGGAATCCGAGCGAGGGTACAAGGCCGTTCTAGGTGGGTCTTATCATAACTCATGGTTATCCATTGATCCTAGTTGCTTCTACCAGCATGTCCAAAACTATATCTACGACAGTATCGGGAAAGGGAATAATCGATTCCACAACCACCCAAGTGGGAAGTATCCTAAGTTCATCTATGAACAGGACGAGGCTCGCTTCTGGGGAGGAGACTTAATCGCCACTGCACAGGTCATGGAGGGACTAAAGGTAAGTGCTAAAGGAGAGTGGATCGTAGCACGAAACCTGACTCAAGACACTTGGCTACCATTTATGCCATCGGATAGATATGGACTTTCATCAAACTATGAGTGGACCTGGGGTGATGACTATTCATGGCATGCAGAAGTCAATCTAGAAGGAAGCTACGTAACAAAACAAAAGAGATTTGATCCCACAAAGGACTTGGTACCAGATTCTCCTCCTGCATACTTTCTTCTCAATGGTTCCGCAGAAGCCACTAAGGATCTGGGACACGGAAAAAGCATTAAAGTAATGCTCCTTGGGGACAATATTCTAAATACCCTGTATAAGGAATATACGGACCGTTTCCGTTTTTACGCACACGCCAGAGGAGCTCAAATCACATTAAAAACCATTTTCAGTTTCTAA
- a CDS encoding transglutaminase-like domain-containing protein, whose translation MKKFFKWVGITLLGLIALSIIAIIVIKIFQEDIRAYTLDSRQEDYALLLQESKYAPDTLEIHPLFCMDDPKLDSVRIHFRLDTLFNGTESTYEKAIKLQRFVSDNLPHDNPPTQIRERNAFSLWNYVKETGNNINCRQHSILYRDMALSVGIKTRFITCRPYDHEDSDCHVVNEVWLPELKKWAMIDSDQDKRVTSVDGLPLSIRELRELIVANKPYLINGESNKGKYYHMYMSKNTYWFSRHEISVMDDESGLEGDIYDQNRRVYLIPVGFSIEHEKLTHLKDALKTTDPDQFWR comes from the coding sequence ATGAAGAAATTTTTCAAGTGGGTGGGTATCACTCTATTGGGACTTATAGCCTTATCTATAATCGCTATCATAGTGATAAAAATATTTCAAGAGGACATACGAGCCTATACGCTAGACAGCAGACAAGAGGACTACGCCCTACTCCTACAAGAATCAAAATATGCTCCTGACACTCTAGAGATTCATCCACTCTTCTGCATGGATGATCCTAAGCTAGACTCCGTAAGGATACACTTCCGCTTAGATACCCTTTTTAACGGGACAGAAAGCACCTATGAAAAAGCAATTAAGCTTCAACGTTTTGTATCGGACAACCTCCCTCACGACAATCCACCAACACAGATTCGTGAAAGGAATGCGTTCTCTCTCTGGAACTATGTAAAGGAAACGGGAAATAACATCAATTGCCGCCAGCACTCTATTCTCTATCGAGACATGGCTCTGTCTGTCGGAATTAAGACACGCTTTATAACCTGCAGGCCGTATGATCACGAAGATTCCGACTGTCACGTAGTGAACGAGGTCTGGTTGCCCGAACTCAAGAAATGGGCTATGATTGATTCGGATCAAGACAAAAGAGTCACTAGTGTAGATGGACTACCTCTATCCATTAGAGAGCTTAGAGAATTGATTGTGGCTAATAAGCCCTATCTCATCAATGGGGAATCCAACAAGGGAAAATATTACCACATGTATATGAGCAAAAATACTTACTGGTTTTCCCGCCACGAAATCAGCGTGATGGACGACGAATCGGGTTTAGAGGGTGATATATACGACCAAAATCGCAGGGTATACCTAATCCCTGTCGGCTTCTCAATTGAGCATGAAAAGCTAACGCACCTCAAGGACGCTCTCAAGACAACTGACCCCGACCAATTCTGGAGGTAA
- a CDS encoding tetratricopeptide repeat protein, which yields MRKVVIYVGVMLLCALSVQAQSDKEGKYEDLVTKYFQYYEQQKPDSAEIMLHQALALMPDADSNFMLRGNLAELMVARADTVGAISQLSLAIGQQPDIANLRSRRAQLLEDSGKLNDALLDLDYLVQQDENKEIPRYNRARVRMKLGLLEGSKSDLEKIIEHNNEAYLPRIALAKVLYKEGDMMASEKVLTYLIETYPKVPNAYRERARLRMKQDRKALALEDIRYIFNELKTITPEDYRIRGDIWMLYGEKDQAEKDFERAIDLENLQSFNLNDK from the coding sequence ATGAGAAAAGTCGTTATATATGTGGGCGTGATGCTCCTATGTGCCCTTTCGGTACAAGCTCAATCTGATAAGGAGGGAAAGTACGAAGATCTAGTGACTAAGTACTTCCAGTACTATGAGCAACAAAAGCCTGATAGTGCTGAGATAATGCTACATCAAGCATTAGCATTGATGCCTGATGCGGATAGTAACTTTATGTTACGAGGTAATTTAGCAGAGCTGATGGTGGCGAGAGCTGATACCGTAGGTGCGATCTCGCAATTATCTCTGGCTATTGGTCAGCAGCCTGATATTGCTAATCTGAGATCTAGGCGAGCTCAATTGCTGGAGGATAGTGGTAAGCTAAATGATGCTCTGCTTGACTTGGATTATCTGGTACAGCAGGACGAAAACAAGGAGATACCTAGATATAATAGGGCTAGAGTGCGTATGAAATTGGGGCTTTTAGAGGGATCTAAGAGCGACCTCGAGAAAATCATAGAGCATAATAATGAGGCGTATTTACCTAGGATAGCTCTAGCAAAAGTCCTATACAAGGAGGGGGATATGATGGCATCTGAGAAGGTTTTGACATACCTTATCGAGACCTACCCTAAGGTACCGAATGCTTATAGAGAGCGTGCGAGGCTTCGGATGAAACAAGATCGCAAGGCTTTAGCTCTAGAGGATATTCGATACATATTTAATGAGCTTAAGACGATTACGCCGGAAGATTATCGTATCAGGGGAGATATCTGGATGCTATATGGTGAGAAGGATCAAGCTGAAAAAGATTTTGAGAGGGCTATAGATCTTGAAAATCTTCAGAGTTTTAACTTAAATGACAAGTAA